One part of the Candida albicans SC5314 chromosome R, complete sequence genome encodes these proteins:
- the CHS2 gene encoding chitin synthase I (Chitin synthase; nonessential; required for wild-type chitin deposition in hyphae; transcript regulated during dimorphic transition; Chs1 and Chs2, but not Chs3, are inhibited by the protoberberine HWY-289; flow model biofilm repressed): protein MSYNNPNNSNSHLRPHAYNNSRRDDSDGDESSIEFLNQRSNTPLTQGTYNYHNTSTNSLNFQQPEPIYRNQTRTSLSDSYYDHPIFDTSQTQIQPPHDNPFTESYEMTDTSYQGNDHHYRTGQPNHLMNPTYNQAFIPHVYDEEDNDEQEYDQRIQYNQFQGDHFDLAAISYADDESQSQLDYVPTERVIPEGEEEEEEGETSFEKEPGSETISGPFGEERSFEEPPPQQEVRSKKLTRATGLNGHLVLDCPVADELLSKFPDYNPAEKSGGLSREFAFMRYTAVTCGPSNFYRDAYILRPVHYPIPRQTELMIVITMYNEDDILLGRTLKGVFKNIKYLESKARSSTWGKDSWKKIVVCIVSDGRTKINERAQALLAGLGVYQEGLAKSRVDDKKVQAHMFEYTTRVGISKVTDDVVKLTTEKVVPVQMLFCLKETNAKKINSHRWCFQAIGQVLDPKIVVLLDCGTQPSGRSLYELWKEFDRDHRVAGACGEITTSLKKRQMITNPLVYGQNFEYKISNILDKPTESSFGFISVLPGAFSAYRFIALQNDINGVGPLEKYFKGEFLHSSGELDPNDDEFQMKHLMLKEEAGIFTSNMYLAEDRILCFELVAKRGCNWLLRYCKSARAETDVPEGLAEFILQRRRWLNGSFFAAIYSLVHFYKVWTSSHSFGRKIFLHIEFFYQLINLIVSWFSIGSYFLVFRILTTSLGDKALGFAPGKILSVIFLWLYLASIVTTFVLSFGNKPKGTEKFYVTIVIFFAILMAYMIFAAIFMAVHSIQDIYRSGTRITVSLFFQNSEFRDLVVATSSTYALYFLASFLYFEPWHMFTSFVQYILLSPSYVNVLNIYAFCNIDDISWGTKGEVGGKSLGEAKLREDGTFDVSVPISKEQINQSYLDQLEKIRDPAPPEEKVLVTNTEDYYAFIRSMTVLVWMFTNFVVIALVLETGGFNQFVEATDLANLKSNRAAVFLTVILWTVAFMALFRFIGCIYYLITRLGREIKASEHATK, encoded by the coding sequence ATGAGCTATAACAATcccaacaacagcaacagccATCTTCGTCCTCATGCTTACAACAACAGCCGTCGAGACGATTCAGATGGTGATGAACTGTCGATTGAATTTCTTAACCAAAGAAGCAACACTCCATTAACACAAGGAACTTATAATTATCATAATACTTCTACTAATTCACTTAATTTCCAACAACCAGAACCAATTTATCGTAATCAAACTCGTACATCTTTAAGTGATTCTTATTATGATCATCCCATATTTGACACTTCTCAAACACAGATCCAACCTCCACATGATAATCCATTCACTGAAAGTTATGAAATGACAGATACTTCATATCAAGGTAATGATCATCATTATCGTACTGGTCAACCTAATCATCTCATGAACCCCACTTATAACCAAGCTTTCATTCCTCATGTttatgatgaagaagataatgatgaacAAGAATATGATCAACGTATTCAgtataatcaatttcaaggggatcattttgatttggCAGCGATTAGTTATGCTGATGATGAAAGTCAAAGTCAGTTGGACTATGTCCCCACTGAACGTGTCATACCTGAAGgagaggaagaagaagaggaaggTGAGACgagttttgaaaaagaaccTGGTAGTGAAACCATTTCTGGCCCATTTGGAGAAGAACGATCATTTGAAGAACCTCCTCCACAACAAGAAGTCCGTTCCAAGAAACTCACTCGAGCCACAGGTTTAAATGGACATTTAGTTTTGGATTGTCCTGTTGctgatgaattattatcGAAATTCCCTGATTATAATCCTGCTGAAAAATCTGGTGGTTTATCAAGAGAATTTGCCTTTATGAGATATACAGCAGTAACTTGTGGACCATCAAATTTCTATCGAGATGCTTATATTTTACGACCAGTACATTATCCAATACCTCGACAAACGGAATTGATGATTGTTATCACCATGtataatgaagatgatatATTGTTAGGACGTACTTTGAAAGGTGTGTTTAAAAACatcaaatatttggaaTCTAAAGCTCGTTCATCGACTTGGGGGAAAGATTCATGGAAGAAAATTGTTGTATGTATTGTCAGTGATGGTCGTACAAAGATTAATGAAAGAGCACAAGCATTATTGGCAGGGTTAGGTGTGTATCAAGAAGGGTTAGCTAAAAGTAGAgttgatgataaaaaaGTGCAAGCTCATATGTTTGAATATACTACCAGAGTGGGTATTTCAAAAGTTACTGATGATGTAGTTAAATTGACTACAGAAAAAGTTGTCCCCGTACAAAtgttattttgtttaaaagaaacaaatgctaaaaaaatcaattctcATCGTTGGTGTTTCCAAGCCATTGGACAAGTTTTAGATCCAAAAATCGTGGTGTTATTGGATTGTGGTACTCAACCATCAGGAAGATCATTATATGAATTATGGAAAGAATTTGATCGTGATCATCGTGTTGCTGGTGCTTGTGGAGAAATTACTacatcattgaaaaaacgTCAAATGATTACTAATCCATTGGTGTATGGacaaaattttgaatataaaatatCTAACATTTTAGATAAACCCACTGAATCATCATTTGGATTTATTTCGGTGTTACCCGGGGCATTTTCAGCGTATAGATTTATTGCATTAcaaaatgatattaatgGGGTTGGTCCattagaaaaatattttaaaggGGAGTTTTTACACAGTAGTGGAGAACTTGATccaaatgatgatgaatttcaaatgaaaCATTTAATGTTGAAAGAAGAGGCAGGGATATTTACTTCGAATATGTATTTGGCTGAAGATCGTATTTTATGTTTCGAATTAGTTGCTAAAAGGGGTTGTAATTGGTTATTACGATATTGTAAATCAGCAAGAGCTGAAACCGATGTTCCTGAAGGATTAGCTGAATTTATATTACAAAGAAGACGTTGGCTTAATGGTTCTTTCTTTGCTGCTATATATTCGTTAGTTCATTTTTATAAAGTATGGACAAGTTCTCATTCATTTGgtagaaaaattttcttacacattgaatttttttatcaattaattaatcttATTGTGTCTTGGTTTTCCATTGGTTCAtattttttggtgtttAGGATATTGACAACTTCTTTAGGAGATAAGGCTTTGGGTTTTGCTCCGGGTAAGATTTTATCGGTGATATTTCTTTGGTTATATCTTGCATCTATTGTAACTACATTTGTTTTAAGTTTTGGTAATAAACCTAAAGGTACAGAAAAATTTTATGTCACGATTGTTATTTTCTTTGCCATATTGATGGCATATATGATATTTGCTGCTATTTTCATGGCTGTACATTCTATTCAAGATATTTATCGATCAGGAACAAGAATAACcgtttcattatttttccaaaattcaGAATTTAGAGATTTGGTGGTGGCAACTTCATCAACTTATGCATTATATTTCCTTGCatcatttttatattttgaacCTTGGCATATGTTTACATCTTTTgttcaatatattttgCTTTCACCATCTTATGTCAATGTCCTTAATATTTATGCATTTTgtaatattgatgatatttcCTGGGGTACTAAAGGTGAAGTTGGTGGTAAATCATTGGGTGAAGCTAAATTAAGAGAAGATGGTACATTCGATGTTAGTGTTCCTATTTCCAAAgaacaaatcaatcaatcttatcttgatcaattggaaaaaattaGAGATCCAGCACCTCCAGAAGAGAAAGTGCTTGTTACTAATACCGAAGATTATTATGCTTTCATTAGATCCATGACAGTTTTGGTATGGATGTTTACAAATTTTGTTGTCATTGCCTTGGTTTTAGAAACTGGTggatttaatcaatttgttgaagcCACCGATTTGGCCAACTTGAAGAGTAATCGTGCTGCAGTATTTTTGACGGTGATTTTATGGACAGTGGCATTTATGGCATTATTTAGATTTATTGGttgtatttattatttgatcaCTAGATTGGGTAGAGAAATTAAGGCAAGTGAACATGCCACTAAATAG
- a CDS encoding uncharacterized protein (Protein of unknown function; Spider biofilm induced) — protein MSFNRVETFILHRIFVDLNKDLFEKITQEPIVSRVKTGSKYIPYEYIVQSPTTTILKNQIAVYNAISEKIQELPITENNFELIIYGLEYQYLHLKFRTLERKDVVDIIGYVISTSDGKFGITNLVESIQLIIDPKLRVVVDDFASFTKTFPNLTKTSLNHALAITYAYGIFFYPVVHNVLNCTKNVKLMRDFMRYYYLRYLQNPNDEFIDITQEAYNFCKENFPNDIEQKTNQVIDEMTLSVLSSTLGLLDSLETSKLEYKQRRIGYQYTRGSL, from the coding sequence ATGTCGTTCAACAGAGTTGAAACATTCATACTACATCgaatatttgttgatttaaacAAAGATCTTTTCGAAAAAATCACCCAAGAACCAATTGTATCCAGGGTGAAAACAGGGTCTAAATACATTCCTTATGAATATATTGTTCaatcaccaacaacaaccattttaaaaaatcaaattgccGTGTATAATGCCATCAGTGAAAAGATTCAAGAATTACCCATTACtgaaaacaattttgaattaatcATCTATGGTCTtgaatatcaatatttacATTTAAAATTCAGGACattagaaagaaaagatgttgttgatatcaTTGGTTATGTTATTAGTACAAGTGATGGCAAGTTTGGTATTACAAACTTGGTGGAATCAATACAACTCATAATCGATCCCAAATTACGTGTTGTAGTAGATGATTTTGCCTCATTTACCAAGACATTCCCCAATTTGACGAAAACTTCATTGAATCATGCTTTAGCAATAACTTATGCTTatggaatttttttttatcccGTGGTCCATAATGTCCTTAATTGTACTAAAAATGTTAAATTAATGAGAGATTTTATGagatattattatcttcgatatttacaaaatcctaatgatgaatttattgatattactCAAGAAGCttataatttttgtaaagAAAATTTCCCCAATGATATTGAACAGAAAACTAATCAagttattgatgaaatgaCTTTATCGGTTTTATCTAGTACTTTAGGTTTACTTGATTCATTAGAGACTAGTAAATTAGaatataaacaaagaagaattggttATCAATATACTCGAGGTtcattataa
- a CDS encoding uncharacterized protein (Has domain(s) with predicted DNA binding, nucleic acid binding activity), translated as MYEDAIWFKKHTKKILPYQSSSTSRPVENSLSGNLRAKIKKCKQSFDHTLLLFLFNVPPYMPKTKEVKQEVDETAIQNAIQDFKSGKFKTIAETARFYGLVPNTLRFRYNGGLPRKLAHTKEQLLSPEQEDEIVNWIVDSDADGHGRSRSDIIAFAELMLGTSESSPKIHESWYDRFKSRHDEIHTVEGRSISSLRAKAVTYEEILKYYRDYDSIVRQHKISHENIFNYDESRFIMGKGKSSRVAVPSYKNRTYVQSTEGRDSCTVIEAISMSGEALVPAVIFKGGSLRTGWFKDDAPDWYYTASKRGFTTNWLSLCWLKDIFVPQVKEKTSQGKVMLIMDGHGSHKTDEFRETCEKNNIIPMYLPPHSTHLLQPLDLGIFGPVKSRYKTKLSKLAGILEDTPVRQRLFIMRYHEARQEKLTKERIIKSWETAGLNPFDPDKVLKSSQLIVKRINDEIDQAEKDRERRAKERLRESEPSLEKLTKSQMIEKYTKDVKMLKSRICFLEAMNARLQFDLNIATAAAQNKKPEGVSSAIPMDENKGFKQVMGYIKEIRKDPKKKRRRKALGDITNTSKGSNSYTNFSGS; from the coding sequence ATGTATGAAGATGCAATTTGGTTTAAGAAACATACCAAGAAAATCTTACCCTACCAATCATCTTCTACCTCACGCCCGGTGGAAAATTCTCTCCTGGGAAACTTACGcgcaaaaataaaaaaatgtaaacaaTCCTTTGACCACACTCTTCTCCTATTCCTCTTCAATGTGCCACCTTACATgccaaaaacaaaagaagtAAAGCAAGAAGTTGATGAAACTGCCATTCAAAATGCTATCCAAGATTTTAAAAGTGGgaaatttaaaacaattgcCGAAACAGCTCGGTTTTATGGTCTTGTTCCTAACACATTGAGGTTTCGTTATAATGGAGGATTACCAAGGAAATTAGCCCATACAAAAGAGCAACTCCTTTCTCCTGAGcaagaagatgaaataGTTAACTGGATTGTTGATTCAGATGCAGATGGACATGGACGGAGTCGTAGTGACATAATCGCATTTGCTGAGCTTATGTTAGGTACTAGTGAATCTTCCCCTAAAATCCATGAGTCTTGGTACGATCGCTTCAAATCAAGACACGACGAGATCCATACAGTTGAAGGAAGGAGTATATCAAGTTTGAGAGCAAAAGCAGTTACGTATGAGGAGATACTAAAATATTATCGTGATTACGACCTGATTGTTAGACAACATAAAATTTCTCATGAGAACATATTTAATTACGATGAATCTAGGTTCATTATGGGTAAGGGTAAAAGTTCAAGAGTAGCTGTACCCAGCTACAAGAATAGAACCTATGTACAATCCACAGAGGGGAGGGATAGCTGTACTGTTATTGAGGCAATTAGTATGTCTGGAGAAGCTTTAGTTCCTGCTGTAATTTTTAAAGGAGGTTCCCTCAGAACTGGCTGGTTTAAGGATGATGCTCCAGACTGGTATTACACAGCATCTAAAAGGGGATTTACCACGAATTGGTTATCTTTGTGTTGATTGAAGGATATTTTTGTTCCCCaagtaaaagaaaaaacaagtCAAGGAAAAGTCATGCTTATAATGGATGGGCATGGAAGCCACAAAACTGATGAGTTCAGGGAAACATGTGAGAAGAATAACATTATTCCTATGTACTTGCCTCCTCATTCCACGCATTTGTTGCAGCCATTGGACCTTGGTATATTTGGCCCAGTAAAATCTCGgtataaaacaaaattgtcAAAATTGGCCGGCATTCTAGAGGACACTCCAGTTCGGCAAAGGCTATTTATAATGAGGTACCATGAAGCAAGACAAGAAAAGCTAACAAAGGAGAGAATCATCAAATCTTGGGAAACGGCAGGATTAAATCCCTTCGACCCTGATaaagttttgaaatcatcTCAACTCATAGTTAAACGAATCAATGACGAAATAGATCAAGCTGAAAAGGATAGAGAGCGTCGTGCTAAAGAACGTCTTAGGGAAAGCGAACCTTCCTTAGAGAAATTGACTAAAAGCCaaatgattgaaaaatatacaaaAGATGTTAAAATGCTTAAATCCAGAATTTGTTTCCTAGAAGCAATGAACGCACGGTTACAATTTGATCTTAATATTGCTACAGCAGCTGCTCAGAACAAGAAACCAGAAGGAGTGAGCTCCGCTATACCAATGGATGAGAATAAGGGTTTTAAGCAGGTAATGGGTTACATCAAAGAAATCCGCAAAGACccgaaaaagaaaaggagaAGAAAGGCACTAGGGGATATTACGAATACTAGTAAGGGTTCCAATAGTTATACCAACTTTAGTGGCAGTTAA